One window from the genome of Nicotiana sylvestris chromosome 9, ASM39365v2, whole genome shotgun sequence encodes:
- the LOC138877690 gene encoding uncharacterized protein codes for MIYHPDKNFIDPIPVRIHNQPAYFAHVEEETDGKPWFHDINEYLVKRKYPEHANHTQKHTLRRLSNHFFHCGGNLYRITPGLGLLRCVDSKEASKLLEDIHARTCSPHMNGFILAKKILMADYFWMIMETYCIQYIRKCY; via the coding sequence atgatatatcatccagataagaatttcattgatcctattccagtgagaattcataatcagccGGCGTATtttgcccatgttgaagaggaaacagatggaaaaccttggttccatgacatcaatgAGTATTTGGTGAAAAGaaaatatccggagcatgcaaaccacactcaaaAACACACGCTCcgaagattgtccaatcacttcttccactgcggaggaaacttgtacagaataACTCCTggtttgggattgctaagatgtgtcgactctaaagaagcttctaaactacttgaggatATACATGCTAGGACCTGCagcccgcatatgaatggttttatcttggccaagaagatacttatgGCTGATTACTTTTGGATGATCATGGAGACATATTGCATCCAGTATATCCGCAAATGCTACTAA